A single region of the Fusarium fujikuroi IMI 58289 draft genome, chromosome FFUJ_chr05 genome encodes:
- a CDS encoding related to hard surface induced protein 3 (sterol glycosyl transferase) — protein sequence MSPRTSGLLDSDDWDEVKTDSGSDWTLAKSYSSWKPAAAGGKLKHIINTTRAAIRARTRPLENLRPTAYLDGLRGFAALLVYFHHHELWAHDIVGQNAILENAFGYGGKHYFASFPFIRHFFTGGHYAVSTFFIISGYVLSLKPMGLIQSGEHAQLGDVIASSLFRRWIRLYLPLIMSMLAYITLLHIFGVWVRIMTQQKSWYDELWAFYYEFKNFSFVFKEGGEPWLTYNRHLWSIPIEFKGSVVIFTAQMAFSRCSKNARLWCETGLIFYFMYIADGSFYSMFAAGMLLCDLDLLASKGDLPRWMARLEPAKEFIFYHLLIFSLFLGGVPSENRNVEQLAKNRGFYYLSWFKPQAVFDYKWFYLFYAAVFLVASIPRIFWLKSFFETRFCQWLGRISFALYLVHGPVLWTIGERLYVAVGWQNEEIMKNIPHWANKLALPMSGPLGLEISFLLPQLILVPLTFGLADVVTRFIDTPSVKFAAWFYKKALGDPTSKQAKA from the coding sequence ATGTCGCCTCGAACAAGCGGTCTCCTCGACAGCGACGACTGGGATGAGGTCAAGACGGACTCAGGCTCAGACTGGACGCTTGCAAAGTCCTACTCATCCTGGAAACCAGCGGCTGCAGGCGGCAAATTAAaacacatcatcaacaccaccagaGCCGCTATTCGCGCCAGAACACGGCCTCTAGAGAACCTCCGTCCAACAGCCTACCTAGACGGTCTCCGAGGTTTCGCAGCTCTTCTCGTGtacttccatcatcatgaactTTGGGCACACGACATCGTTGGCCAGAACGCAATCCTCGAGAATGCTTTTGGCTATGGAGGAAAGCATTACTTTGCATCATTCCCCTTCATAAGGCATTTTTTCACAGGCGGCCATTACGCAGTATCGacattcttcatcatctcaggcTACGTTCTGTCGCTCAAGCCAATGGGACTAATTCAGTCTGGAGAGCATGCACAATTGGGCGATGTCATAGCATCTTCGCTCTTCAGGCGCTGGATTCGCCTTTACCTGCCTCTCATCATGTCCATGCTCGCCTACATCACACTACTACACATCTTTGGCGTCTGGGTACGAATCATGACACAGCAAAAGAGCTGGTACGACGAGCTTTGGGCTTTCTACTATGAGTTCAAGAACTTTAGTTTTGTCTTCAAAGAAGGTGGCGAGCCATGGTTGACCTACAACCGCCACTTGTGGTCTATCCCCATTGAATTCAAAGGATCTGTCGTCATCTTTACAGCACAGATGGCGTTCTCTCGATGCTCGAAGAATGCCCGCCTCTGGTGTGAGACGGGCTTGATCTTTTACTTCATGTACATTGCAGATGGATCATTCTACTCCATGTTCGCAGCTGGTATGCTCCTCTGCGATTTGGATCTTCTTGCCAGCAAGGGCGATCTGCCCCGCTGGATGGCACGTCTGGAGCCTGCCAAGGAGTTCATCTTTTaccatctcctcatcttcagcttgttCCTTGGTGGAGTACCATCTGAGAACCGCAATGTTGAGCAGCTTGCCAAGAACAGGGGCTTCTACTACCTTTCATGGTTCAAGCCTCAAGCAGTGTTTGACTACAAATGGTTCTACCTCTTCTACGCAGCTGTCTTCTTGGTTGCGTCTATCCCTCGAATCTTctggttgaagagcttcttcgaGACGAGATTTTGTCAGTGGCTTGGGCGTATCTCGTTCGCTCTATATCTTGTCCATGGTCCAGTGCTATGGACTATTGGCGAGAGACTCTACGTAGCAGTGGGGTGGCAGAACGAGGAGATCATGAAGAACATTCCTCATTGGGCAAACAAGCTAGCCCTGCCAATGTCTGGACCCTTGGGGTTGGAGATCTCATTTCTCCTCCCTCAGCTGATTCTCGTGCCCTTGACGTTCGGGCTAGCTGACGTCGTGACACGGTTTATCGACACGCCCAGCGTCAAGTTTGCAGCGTGGTTCTATAAGAAGGCGTTGGGGGATCCAACTAGCAAGCAGGCCAAAGCGTAG
- a CDS encoding probable ACC deaminase, protein MVKLPSPFAEIPRVQLIFDRPSDIERLSCLSSSIDGGANLWIAREDRNSGLAFAGNKVRKLEYVLADALSQGADTLVTTGGLQSNHMCQTSAAAARLGLKVALYPANRVASEHAEYKYLGNIQANSILGAETFTPDTSEETVIQILKDRGQKPYSIPAGASTHPLGGLGYARWAFELLEQEAKFGVTFDVIALVAGSCSTLGGILAGLKLAQKHGITGSKKHVIGFSVLHPKKEDVVEKVLSIAKNAASKIGVSPDEITEDDFEIDASYIGEGYGQVNESTADGMKELARAEGILTDPVYTGKAFNGLLHTVKSGGLKDQNVLFIHTGGQAVLGAYPQLR, encoded by the exons ATGGTTAAGCTCCCATCACCATTCGCCGAGATTCCTCGGGTACAGTTAATTTTCGATCGACCCTCAGACATTGAGCGATTATCTTGCCTCAGCTCATCTATAGATGGGGGTGCAAACTTATGGATAGCCCGTGAGGATCGTAATTCGGGCCTTGCTTTTGCCGGTAATAAAGTACGCAAGCTCGAATATGTCTTAGCGGATGCCCTCTCGCAGGGTGCCGATACCCTTGTGACTACGGGCGGACTGCAGTCAAACCACATGTGTCAAAcctctgctgctgcggctCGACTTGGTCTCAAG GTTGCTCTTTATCCAGCCAATCGTGTTGCATCCGAACACGCTGAGTACAAGTATCTCGGCAATATCCAAGCAAACTCAATTCTAGGCGCTGAGACCTTCACCCCAGACACCAGCGAAGAGACTGTGATCCAAATTCTCAAAGATCGTGGGCAAAAGCCTTATTCGATCCCAGCTGGTGCGAGCACGCATCCCCTGGGAGGCTTGGGCTATGCTCGCTGGGCATTTGAACTGCTTGAACAAGAGGCAAAGTTCGGCGTTACATTTGACGTCATCGCTCTTGTGGCGGGTTCTTGTTCCACGCTCGGAGGTATACTCGCAGGCCTCAAGTTGGCGCAAAAGCATGGTATTACAGGGTCCAAGAAACATGTCATTGGATTTTCAGTATTGCATCCGAAGAAAGAGGATGTCGTTGAAAAGGTATTGAGCATAGCAAAGAACGCAGCGTCAAAGATTGGCGTGTCCCCGGATGAGATCACGGAAGACGATTTTGAAATTGATGCTTCTTATATCGGGGAAGGATACGGACAGGTCAATGAAAGCACCGCTGATGGGATGAAGGAGCTAGCAAGGGCGGAAGGTATTCTGACTGATCCTGTCTATACGGGTAAGGCTTTCAACGGGCTGCTTCATACGGTCAAGAGCGGCGGACTGAAAGACCAGAATGTTCTCTTTATTCATACGGGAGGGCAGGCCGTTCTTGGAGCTTATCCGCAGTTGAGATAG